The proteins below are encoded in one region of Rhododendron vialii isolate Sample 1 chromosome 7a, ASM3025357v1:
- the LOC131333175 gene encoding uncharacterized protein LOC131333175, producing the protein MDGVLTCVEAFFPDDVNVQDEVINRELLKYKNKEGGFGRPLAAMGCATNNDSYDPVGWWSNYGNHTPNLKRMATRILSLTSSSSGCERNWSTFEGIHTKKRNRLDATRLNNLVYVQFNVKLINNKRNGKDVLRTKESTNAQGWLVEGGDEEVDPVSGLTWEVIGEATGADEVLQPRRTTRNIGVRELHEEDFVSEDDTEEEVDEDFECESDGDEVMHGYGEEEDA; encoded by the exons ATGGATGGGGTTCTTACTTGTGTTGAAGCTTTCTTTCCCGATGATGTCAATGTTCAAGATGAAGTCATCAATCGAGAGTTGTTGAagtacaagaacaaagaaggtgGATTTGGAAGACCATTAGCCGCAATGGGATGTGCGACGAACAATGACTCTTATGATCCGG TTGGATGGTGGTCTAACTATGGCAATCATACACccaatttgaaaagaatggcCACTCGAATTCTCTCTTTGACTTCAAGTTCATCGGGGTGTGAgagaaattggagcacttttgAGGGA atacatacaaagaaaaggaatagaCTAGATGCGACAAGGTTGAACAATCTAGTCTATGTCCAATTCAATGTCAAACTCatcaacaataaaagaaatggGAAGGATGTATTACGTACTAAAGAATCAACAAATGCACAAGGATGGCTAGTTGAAGGTGGTGACGAGGAAGTTGACCCGGTTTCGGGACTTACATGGGAGGTAATTGGGGAAGCTACGGGAGCGGATGAAGTCCTTCAACCTAGAAGGACTACTAGAAATATTGGAGTACGAGAACTACATGAGGAAGATTTTGTGTCGGAGGATGATACCGAAGAGGAGGTAGATGAGGATTTTGAGTGTGAGTCCGATGGAGACGAAGTTATGCATGGatatggagaagaagaggatgCG